The sequence below is a genomic window from candidate division WOR-1 bacterium RIFOXYB2_FULL_36_35.
GTTATAACTTGGTCTATAATACCATATTTTTTTGCTTCTTCTGCTGACATATAAAAATCACGGTCGGTGTCTTTTTCTATTTTTTCTAACGATTGACCTGTATGGGTAACAAGAACATTATTCAAAAGTTTTTTGATTCTTAAAATTTCCAGTGTTTGAATTTCTATATCTGTTGCCTGTCCTTGCGCGCCTCCGAGAGGTTGATGTATCATAATTCTGGAATTTGGCAGAGCATATCGTTTCCCCTTGCTCCCCGCGCATAAAAGAAGGGCCGCCATGCTAGCTGCTTGTCCTATGCAAATTGTTGTTATGGGGCTTTTTATGTACTGAAGTGTGTCATAAACGGCAAGCCCTGCTGTTACAACCCCTCCTGGTGAGTTTACATAAACATTTATATCTTTGCCGGCATCTTCAGCTTCTAAAAATAAAAGCTGGGCGATTATAAGGTTTGAAATTTCATCATCGATTGGGGTGCCGATAAATATAA
It includes:
- a CDS encoding ATP-dependent Clp endopeptidase, proteolytic subunit ClpP, yielding MKEISQLIPMVIEQTSRGERSFDIFSRLLKERIIFIGTPIDDEISNLIIAQLLFLEAEDAGKDINVYVNSPGGVVTAGLAVYDTLQYIKSPITTICIGQAASMAALLLCAGSKGKRYALPNSRIMIHQPLGGAQGQATDIEIQTLEILRIKKLLNNVLVTHTGQSLEKIEKDTDRDFYMSAEEAKKYGIIDQVITSMKDASSGNKKSK